A single Triticum dicoccoides isolate Atlit2015 ecotype Zavitan chromosome 2A, WEW_v2.0, whole genome shotgun sequence DNA region contains:
- the LOC119353631 gene encoding peroxidase 2-like — MAKLAILISCAMLLAAACHGLEVGYYRSTCPKAEALVRAEVKKAVRADAGSGAGIIRMLFHDCFVEGCDASVLLDPTPANPQPEKLGAPNNPSLRGFEVIDAAKAALERACPGVVSCADVVAFAARDASYLLSHARVSFHVPAGRLDGRRSIANDTLLFLPGPTSNLSTLVSGFAAKGLSAEDMVVLSGAHSIGRSHCSSFVPDRLATQSDIGAPLASLLRRRCPASPTAANDPTVVQDFVTPRKLDNQFYKNVLARRVLFTSDAALLSSQDTGRMVRANARFPASWEKKFAKAMVKMANIEIKGSGVGEIRKNCRLVN; from the coding sequence ACCGAAGCACGTGCCCGAAGGCCGAGGCGCTCGTGCGCGCCGAGGTGAAGAAGGCCGTGCGCGCCGACGCCGGCTCCGGCGCCGGCATCATCCGCATGCtcttccacgactgcttcgtcGAGGGCTGCGACGCCTCCGTGCTGCTGGACCCGACGCCGGCCAACCCGCAGCCGGAGAAGCTGGGCGCGCCCAACAACCCCAGCCTCCGGGGCTTCGAGGTCATCGACGCCGCCAAGGCCGCCCTCGAGCGCGCCTGCCCCGGcgtcgtctcctgcgccgacgtcgTCGCCTTCGCGGCCCGCGACGCGTCCTACCTCCTCAGCCACGCCAGGGTCAGCTTCCACGTCCCCGCCGGCCGCCTCGACGGCCGCAGGTCCATCGCCAACGACACGCTCCTCTTCCTGCCCGGCCCGACCTCCAACCTCAGCACCCTCGTCTCCGGCTTCGCCGCCAAGGGCCTCTCCGCCGAGGACATGGTCGTGCTCTCCGGGGCGCACTCCATCGGCCGCTCCCACTGCTCCTCCTTCGTCCCCGACCGCCTCGCCACCCAGTCCGACATCGGCGCGCCGCTCGCCAGCCTCCTGCGCCGCCGGTGCCCAGCCAGCCCCACCGCCGCCAACGACCCCACGGTGGTGCAGGACTTCGTGACGCCCAGGAAGCTCGACAACCAGTTCTACAAGAACGTGCTCGCGCGCAGGGTGCTCTTCACGTCCGACGCCGCGCTGCTGTCCTCGCAGGACACGGGGAGGATGGTGCGCGCCAACGCCAGGTTCCCGGCGTCGTGGGAGAAGAAGTTCGCCAAAGCGATGGTGAAGATGGCCAACATCGAAATCAAGGGCAGCGGCGTCGGCGAGATCAGGAAGAACTGCCGCCTCGTCAACTAG
- the LOC119359098 gene encoding peroxidase 2-like: MANLAVAILFASLGAVATAQKTSAPAAMPAYQGSYPSYASPPVAEMPAYQGSYPSHISSPAASPSYTFPAPSPPSMAAPTASPPSPTPSPSAGRRRLRVGFYRRSCPRAENIVREAVRNATSKNPGLGAGIIRMHFHDCFVQGCDASVLLDPTAANPQPEKLSPPNFPSLRGFEVIDAAKEALEKVCPGRVSCADIIAFAARDASFFLSRARINFRMPAGRLDGRVSLSSEALDFLPPPFFNLSQLVDNFRAKNLDEDDLVVLSGAHTIGVSHCSSFTDRLPPNPSDMNPAFATLLQSKCPVSPNFTNDPTVVQDIVTPNRLDTRYYTNVLKRNVLFTSDAALLSSRQTARKVVENALIPRRWESKFARAMVKMAAIELKTAANGEIRKMCRVVNN; encoded by the exons ATGGCAAACCTCGCCGTTGCCATCTTGTTTGCATCGCTCGGAGCCGTGGCTACTGCTCAAAAAACCTCCGCGCCGGCGGCAATGCCAGCCTACCAAGGCTCCTACCCAAGCTACGCTAGTCCGCCGGTAGCCGAAATGCCAGCCTATCAAGGTTCCTATCCAAGCCACATTAGCTCCCCAGCTGCTAGCCCGAGCTACACCTTCCCGGCACCAAGCCCGCCAAGCATGGCCGCACCTACTGCTAGTCCACCGAGCCCGACCCCTTCTCCGTCTGCGGGACGACGGAGGCTGCGTGTCGGCTTCTACAGGCGCTCGTGCCCACGGGCGGAGAACATCGTCAGGGAGGCCGTGAGGAACGCCACGTCCAAGAACCCTGGCCTGGGCGCTGGGATAATTCGGATGCacttccacgactgcttcgtccAG GGTTGCGACGCTTCCGTCCTGCTCGACCCGACAGCGGCCAACCCGCAGCCGGAGAAGCTCAGCCCACCCAACTTCCCAAGCCTGCGTGGCTTCGAAGTGATCGACGCTGCCAAGGAGGCGCTCGAGAAGGTTTGCCCCGGGAGGGTCTCCTGCGCCGACATTATCGCCTTTGCCGCCCGAGACGCTTCCTTCTTCCTCAGCCGTGCAAGGATCAACTTTAGGATGCCGGCAGGGCGCCTGGACGGGCGCGTGTCCCTCTCCAGTGAGGCGCTCGATTTCCTTCCGCCACCGTTCTTCAACCTCTCGCAGCTCGTCGACAATTTCAGGGCCAAGAACCTCGACGAGGATGACCTCGTGGTGCTCTCCGGCGCGCACACCATCGGCGTGTCCCACTGCTCGTCCTTCACCGACCGCCTCCCGCCGAACCCCTCGGACATGAACCCGGCATTCGCCACCCTGCTGCAGAGCAAGTGTCCGGTGAGTCCCAACTTCACGAACGACCCAACAGTGGTGCAGGACATTgtgacgcctaaccggttggacACCCGATACTACACCAATGTGCTCAAGCGCAACGTGCTCTTCACCTCCGACGCGGCACTCTTGTCGTCCCGGCAGACAGCCAGGAAGGTGGTGGAGAACGCACTTATCCCAAGGAGGTGGGAGAGCAAGTTCGCCAGGGCGATGGTGAAGATGGCGGCCATCGAGCTCAAGACCGCTGCAAATGGGGAGATCAGGAAGATGTGCAGGGTCGTCAACAACTAG